A window from Primulina eburnea isolate SZY01 chromosome 2, ASM2296580v1, whole genome shotgun sequence encodes these proteins:
- the LOC140823046 gene encoding tubulin alpha-5 chain-like isoform X1 has translation MREIISIHIGQAGIQVGNSCWELYCLEHGIHPDGMMPSDTTVGVGHDAFNTFFSETSSGKHVPRAIFVDLEPTVIDEVRTGTYRQLFHPEQLISGKEDAANNFARGHYTVGKDVVDLCLDRVRKLADNCTGLQGFLVFNAVGGGTGSGLGSLLLERLSVEYGKKSKLGFTIYPSPQVSTAVVEPYNSVLSTHSLLEHTDVVVLLDNEAIYDICRRSLDIERPTYTNLNRLISQIISSLTTSLRFDGAINVDITEFQTNLVPYPRIHFMLSSYAPVISAEKAYHEQLSVPEITNSVFEPSSMMAKCDPRHGKYMACCLMYRGDVVPKDVNAAVATIKTKRTVQFVDWCPTGFKCGINYQPPTVVPGGDLAKVQRAVCMISNNTAVAEVFSRIDYKFDLMYAKRAFVHWYVGEGMEEGEFSEAREDLAALEKDYEEVGAEGADDEEEGEE, from the exons ATGAGAGAGATCATTAGCATTCACATAGGGCAAGCGGGGATTCAAGTTGGGAATTCGTGCTGGGAGCTCTATTGCCTTGAACATGGCATTCATCCTGATGGGATGATGCCTAG CGACACTACTGTTGGGGTGGGACATGATGCTTTCAATACCTTCTTCAGCGAGACTAGCTCTGGAAAGCATGTCCCAAGAGCTATTTTTGTTGATCTTGAACCCACAGTTATTGATGAAGTTCGGACAGGGACTTATCGCCAGCTCTTCCACCCAGAACAGCTCATCTCTGGAAAAGAAGATGCCGCCAACAACTTTGCTCGGGGACATTATACAG TAGGAAAGGACGTGGTCGATCTTTGCCTGGATAGAGTGAGGAAGTTGGCTGACAACTGCACAGGTTTGCAAGGGTTTTTGGTTTTTAATGCCGTAGGTGGTGGTACTGGTTCAGGATTGGGTTCTCTGCTATTGGAACGTTTGTCAGTGGAATATGGAAAAAAGTCAAAGCTTGGATTCACTATTTACCCATCACCTCAG GTCTCCACAGCTGTTGTTGAGCCTTACAACAGTGTTCTCTCAACTCATTCCCTTCTCGAGCATACAGATGTGGTTGTGCTCCTGGACAATGAAGCCATTTACGATATATGCCGAAGGTCATTAGACATAGAAAGGCCTACATATACCAATTTGAACCGATTGATTTCCCAGATCATATCATCCTTGACTACTTCTTTACGATTTGATGGTGCCATTAATGTTGATATTACTGAGTTCCAGACCAACCTCGTCCCATATCCTCGGATCCATTTCATGCTATCATCTTATGCTCCTGTCATCTCAGCTGAGAAAGCATATCATGAACAACTATCAGTCCCTGAGATCACAAATTCAGTTTTCGAGCCATCGAGTATGATGGCAAAATGTGATCCAAGACATGGGAAATACATGGCATGTTGCTTGATGTACCGTGGAGATGTTGTTCCCAAGGATGTCAATGCTGCTGTTGCTACCATTAAAACCAAACGAACTGTTCAGTTTGTTGACTG GTGCCCAACTGGCTTCAAGTGTGGAATTAACTATCAACCTCCAACTGTGGTACCTGGAGGTGATCTTGCCAAAGTGCAACGAGCAGTGTGCATGATCAGCAACAACACAGCAGTCGCCGAAGTTTTTTCACGTATCGACTACAAATTTGATCTCATGTATGCCAAGAGGGCATTTGTTCATTGGTATGTAGGTGAAGGAATGGAGGAGGGGGAGTTCAGCGAAGCTCGTGAAGATTTGGCTGCTCTCGAAAAAGACTATGAAGAAGTCGGTGCCGAAGGTGCAGATGACGAGGAGGAAGGCGAAGAATAG
- the LOC140823046 gene encoding tubulin alpha-5 chain-like isoform X2 — MREIISIHIGQAGIQVGNSCWELYCLEHGIHPDGMMPSDTTVGVGHDAFNTFFSETSSGKHVPRAIFVDLEPTVIDEVRTGTYRQLFHPEQLISGKEDAANNFARGHYTVGKDVVDLCLDRVRKLADNCTGLQGFLVFNAVGGGTGSGLGSLLLERLSVEYGKKSKLGFTIYPSPQVSTAVVEPYNSVLSTHSLLEHTDVVVLLDNEAIYDICRRSLDIERPTYTNLNRLISQIISSLTTSLRFDGAINVDITEFQTNLVPYPRIHFMLSSYAPVISAEKAYHEQLSVPEITNSVFEPSSMMAKCDPRHGKYMACCLMYRGDVVPKDVNAAVATIKTKRTVQFVDWCPTGFKCGINYQPPTVVPGGDLAKVQRAVCMISNNTAVAEEWRRGSSAKLVKIWLLSKKTMKKSVPKVQMTRRKAKNSNNYALAPFKHKFVELLMLATLHCFPA; from the exons ATGAGAGAGATCATTAGCATTCACATAGGGCAAGCGGGGATTCAAGTTGGGAATTCGTGCTGGGAGCTCTATTGCCTTGAACATGGCATTCATCCTGATGGGATGATGCCTAG CGACACTACTGTTGGGGTGGGACATGATGCTTTCAATACCTTCTTCAGCGAGACTAGCTCTGGAAAGCATGTCCCAAGAGCTATTTTTGTTGATCTTGAACCCACAGTTATTGATGAAGTTCGGACAGGGACTTATCGCCAGCTCTTCCACCCAGAACAGCTCATCTCTGGAAAAGAAGATGCCGCCAACAACTTTGCTCGGGGACATTATACAG TAGGAAAGGACGTGGTCGATCTTTGCCTGGATAGAGTGAGGAAGTTGGCTGACAACTGCACAGGTTTGCAAGGGTTTTTGGTTTTTAATGCCGTAGGTGGTGGTACTGGTTCAGGATTGGGTTCTCTGCTATTGGAACGTTTGTCAGTGGAATATGGAAAAAAGTCAAAGCTTGGATTCACTATTTACCCATCACCTCAG GTCTCCACAGCTGTTGTTGAGCCTTACAACAGTGTTCTCTCAACTCATTCCCTTCTCGAGCATACAGATGTGGTTGTGCTCCTGGACAATGAAGCCATTTACGATATATGCCGAAGGTCATTAGACATAGAAAGGCCTACATATACCAATTTGAACCGATTGATTTCCCAGATCATATCATCCTTGACTACTTCTTTACGATTTGATGGTGCCATTAATGTTGATATTACTGAGTTCCAGACCAACCTCGTCCCATATCCTCGGATCCATTTCATGCTATCATCTTATGCTCCTGTCATCTCAGCTGAGAAAGCATATCATGAACAACTATCAGTCCCTGAGATCACAAATTCAGTTTTCGAGCCATCGAGTATGATGGCAAAATGTGATCCAAGACATGGGAAATACATGGCATGTTGCTTGATGTACCGTGGAGATGTTGTTCCCAAGGATGTCAATGCTGCTGTTGCTACCATTAAAACCAAACGAACTGTTCAGTTTGTTGACTG GTGCCCAACTGGCTTCAAGTGTGGAATTAACTATCAACCTCCAACTGTGGTACCTGGAGGTGATCTTGCCAAAGTGCAACGAGCAGTGTGCATGATCAGCAACAACACAGCAGTCGCCGAA GAATGGAGGAGGGGGAGTTCAGCGAAGCTCGTGAAGATTTGGCTGCTCTCGAAAAAGACTATGAAGAAGTCGGTGCCGAAGGTGCAGATGACGAGGAGGAAGGCGAAGAATAGTAACAATTATGCATTGGCACCTTTCAAGCACAAGTTTGTTGAATTACTGATGTTGGCTACTCTCCACTGTTTTCCTGCGTAA